The Mesorhizobium sp. NBSH29 genome has a segment encoding these proteins:
- the ku gene encoding non-homologous end joining protein Ku has protein sequence MAPRASWKGYLKLSLVSCPVRLYPATSASERISFNQLHKETHNRINMKPVDPELGLVERSDLVKGYEYEPKQYVIIDEEDLDAVRIESNHTMNIEAFVDEAAVDVIYQDAPYYLAPDGAMAEETFVVLREALRKSGKLAIARLVLSSRERVVTIGAREKGMFVCTLRNPNEVRGTAEYFDNIPVGEPDKEMLQLAEALIKQKETDFDPKLYEDRYETALMTMIKEKLKGHKPIVAAAPERGNVVNLMDALKASLSQAKPPAESKSKAKSGAAAAKPAAKAAAGGSKARK, from the coding sequence ATGGCACCAAGAGCAAGCTGGAAAGGCTATCTGAAACTGAGCCTCGTGAGTTGCCCGGTGCGGCTCTATCCGGCCACCAGCGCGAGTGAGCGTATCAGTTTCAACCAGCTCCACAAAGAGACTCACAACCGTATCAACATGAAGCCGGTCGATCCCGAACTCGGCCTCGTTGAACGCTCTGATTTGGTTAAGGGCTATGAGTACGAGCCCAAGCAATATGTGATCATCGACGAGGAAGACCTCGACGCGGTACGGATCGAATCCAACCACACAATGAACATCGAGGCATTTGTCGATGAGGCAGCAGTCGACGTGATCTACCAGGATGCGCCCTATTACCTCGCCCCCGACGGAGCTATGGCGGAAGAGACCTTTGTGGTGCTGCGCGAGGCATTGCGCAAATCTGGCAAGCTTGCGATTGCCCGCCTTGTTCTGTCCAGCCGCGAGCGGGTAGTCACCATCGGTGCGCGTGAAAAAGGCATGTTTGTCTGTACGCTGCGCAACCCCAACGAGGTGCGCGGCACCGCCGAATATTTCGACAACATCCCGGTCGGCGAACCTGACAAGGAAATGCTGCAGCTGGCCGAAGCCCTGATCAAGCAGAAGGAAACCGACTTCGATCCGAAACTCTACGAGGATCGCTACGAAACGGCTCTGATGACCATGATCAAGGAGAAGCTGAAAGGCCACAAGCCGATCGTGGCTGCAGCGCCCGAACGCGGCAATGTGGTCAATCTCATGGATGCGCTGAAGGCGTCGCTCTCGCAGGCGAAACCGCCGGCAGAGAGCAAGAGCAAAGCCAAGAGCGGAGCAGCAGCTGCCAAACCGGCAGCCAAAGCCGCCGCGGGCGGCTCAAAGGCGAGGAAGTGA
- a CDS encoding tetratricopeptide repeat protein produces the protein MTGLAGTHFGLIGALAAFPRRLAAREVKRLHGHLLRGTTRATTHLVFGRTLLAKLDGPDIAMRAARERATSRVLLSENAFLQQLGLITVPETANLSRQALVEQSRLSVENVDLLSLFDAFEHPNEPFSFKDVILARKYAGLISGGASWDAIARSVHRFGPVGSLTAKSLHIERGEAIYLRHGESLSELDGQLLFELGASGDDDLEEWFSAAETAEAEGNFGDAADLYQRCIDLDPADAVAAFNRANCLRQSGRMAEAASDYHRAIKRDPAFVESWFNLAGLMTESEKSASARRYLEKAIALDKTYADAVFNLAGLEFDAGNLVAARSNWVRYLELDSNSDWARTAARGIQFVDLQIAQRTAG, from the coding sequence GTGACAGGGCTGGCCGGCACGCATTTTGGTCTCATAGGCGCGTTGGCGGCCTTTCCACGCAGGCTTGCCGCGCGCGAGGTCAAGCGCCTGCACGGCCATTTGCTTCGCGGCACCACCCGCGCAACCACGCATCTTGTTTTTGGCCGTACCCTGTTGGCAAAGCTCGACGGCCCCGATATCGCCATGCGCGCCGCACGTGAGCGCGCAACCAGTCGAGTGCTTTTGAGCGAAAACGCTTTTCTCCAGCAGCTTGGACTAATCACCGTGCCTGAGACGGCAAATCTCAGCCGCCAGGCGCTGGTAGAGCAGTCGCGTCTCAGCGTGGAGAATGTCGATCTGCTATCCCTGTTTGACGCTTTTGAGCATCCCAACGAACCCTTTTCCTTCAAGGATGTGATCCTGGCGCGCAAATATGCCGGCCTGATCTCCGGCGGTGCATCGTGGGATGCAATTGCGCGTTCGGTGCACCGCTTCGGCCCGGTCGGTTCACTGACCGCCAAATCGCTCCACATCGAGCGCGGCGAGGCGATCTATCTGCGCCACGGCGAGAGTCTGAGCGAACTGGACGGACAACTTCTGTTTGAGCTCGGCGCAAGCGGCGATGACGATCTGGAGGAATGGTTTTCTGCTGCTGAAACGGCTGAGGCCGAGGGAAACTTTGGCGATGCGGCGGACCTCTATCAACGTTGCATCGACCTTGACCCGGCAGATGCTGTCGCCGCATTCAACCGCGCAAATTGTCTGCGTCAGTCCGGGCGGATGGCCGAAGCCGCAAGCGACTATCACCGCGCCATCAAACGAGACCCTGCCTTTGTCGAATCCTGGTTCAATCTTGCCGGATTGATGACCGAGAGCGAAAAGTCGGCTTCAGCACGCCGCTACCTCGAAAAGGCGATAGCTCTCGACAAGACCTATGCCGATGCAGTGTTCAATCTTGCCGGGTTGGAGTTCGATGCCGGCAATCTTGTGGCGGCACGGAGCAATTGGGTGCGCTATCTCGAGCTCGACAGCAATTCTGACTGGGCTCGCACGGCTGCGCGCGGCATCCAGTTTGTCGATCTCCAAATAGCGCAGCGGACGGCGGGTTGA
- a CDS encoding alpha/beta hydrolase family protein codes for MSAEKFLFDGDAASATTVLLAHGAGAPMDSASMSALAKVLGEEGFRVARFEFAYMAARREGQRKPPPRADRLIPEFVAAIEALGAVQKLLIGGKSMGGRVASMAADTLFQDGKIAGLVCFGYPFHPPAKPQQLRTAHLEELVTPTLVCQGDRDEFGTRDEVVGYALSDRIKILWLPDGDHDLKPRKSISGFSVANHLETVAHAVRDFADAL; via the coding sequence ATGAGCGCTGAAAAATTTCTGTTTGACGGCGATGCAGCTTCAGCAACGACTGTTCTGCTTGCCCATGGCGCCGGCGCGCCGATGGATTCTGCCTCGATGTCAGCCTTGGCAAAAGTTCTGGGCGAAGAGGGTTTTCGCGTTGCCCGCTTCGAGTTCGCCTACATGGCCGCCCGGCGCGAAGGGCAGCGCAAACCACCGCCCCGCGCCGATAGGCTTATCCCTGAATTCGTGGCCGCGATTGAAGCGCTGGGCGCAGTCCAAAAACTGCTCATCGGAGGCAAGTCGATGGGTGGACGTGTCGCCAGCATGGCCGCCGACACTCTCTTCCAGGATGGGAAAATCGCCGGCCTCGTCTGCTTCGGCTACCCGTTCCACCCGCCAGCCAAGCCGCAGCAATTGCGCACTGCGCATCTGGAAGAGCTCGTCACGCCGACGCTGGTCTGCCAGGGCGACCGCGATGAATTCGGCACCCGTGATGAAGTTGTCGGCTATGCGCTTTCCGACCGGATCAAAATTCTCTGGCTACCGGATGGCGACCACGATTTGAAGCCGCGCAAAAGTATTTCGGGCTTCAGCGTAGCCAATCATCTGGAAACAGTAGCGCACGCTGTGCGCGACTTCGCCGACGCGCTGTAG
- a CDS encoding exodeoxyribonuclease III: MTKLATFNVNNINNRLDILLAWLDVAKPDVVCLQELKATDANFPGAALEQAGYGAVWRGQRTWNGVAILARGASPVMTRDTLPGDPDDTQARYIEAAVNGILIGCLYAPNGNPQPGPKFDYKLAWHARFEAHAAELLAASVPVVLAGDYNIVPEPRDVYATKSYDDNALVQPESRAAFARLLKQGWTDALRTLFPNDEIYTFWDYRRNRFQRNAGMRLDHILLSPDLGPKLKHASVDKDVRALDNASDHAPPWVELKL; the protein is encoded by the coding sequence GTGACGAAGCTCGCCACCTTCAACGTCAACAACATCAACAACCGCCTCGATATTCTTTTGGCCTGGCTCGACGTGGCAAAGCCTGATGTCGTGTGCCTGCAGGAGTTGAAAGCGACCGACGCCAACTTTCCGGGAGCTGCGCTGGAACAGGCAGGTTACGGAGCGGTATGGCGGGGCCAGCGCACCTGGAACGGGGTTGCCATTCTTGCCCGTGGCGCGAGCCCCGTGATGACGCGCGATACCTTGCCGGGTGATCCGGATGATACCCAGGCACGCTACATTGAGGCGGCGGTGAACGGCATCCTCATAGGCTGTCTGTACGCTCCGAACGGTAACCCGCAGCCTGGCCCGAAGTTCGACTACAAACTCGCTTGGCACGCCCGCTTCGAAGCGCACGCCGCCGAGCTTCTGGCTGCCAGTGTGCCCGTGGTGCTGGCCGGCGATTACAACATCGTACCGGAGCCCCGCGATGTCTATGCAACAAAATCCTACGACGACAATGCTCTGGTGCAGCCCGAAAGCCGCGCCGCCTTCGCCCGACTTTTGAAGCAGGGCTGGACCGACGCGCTGCGCACACTCTTCCCGAACGACGAAATCTATACGTTCTGGGACTACCGGCGAAACCGCTTCCAGCGCAATGCAGGCATGCGGCTCGACCACATCCTGCTGTCGCCCGACCTTGGCCCGAAGTTGAAACATGCCAGCGTCGACAAGGATGTGCGCGCGCTTGACAACGCCAGCGACCATGCTCCGCCCTGGGTGGAACTTAAGCTTTAG
- a CDS encoding acyltransferase family protein → MAHRQGPGGALANTYFGIQYLRGIAALAVVIFHANERNGYNFVVGAAGVDVFFVISGFIMWLIAGREGLTPLTFFMDRLTRIAPAYWVATAVMIVGALFGLLPNIVLTWQHIAGSFLFIPHYSPAKGEIWPVLVQGWTLNYEMFFYALFAVTLFLRRGTRLPVLAAMLVVLVFWGHLFEPDNPMLATYSRPIILEFLLGILIARWWLSEAVKPSASAGFAAFAVAAGGFCLIALTGSAFSEVVHGPLSGLLLVSLLLIERAGRLPVSRALGYLGDSSYSIYLWHTMGIGAVLKASETFGLPSALSVVVGILAGVALGALAYELIEKPVARLLKRHRGWPYRGPVVETAPKA, encoded by the coding sequence ATGGCACACAGACAGGGGCCAGGAGGGGCATTGGCCAACACATATTTCGGCATTCAATATTTGCGCGGCATAGCGGCGCTGGCCGTCGTCATTTTTCATGCCAATGAGCGCAACGGGTATAATTTCGTCGTGGGCGCTGCCGGCGTCGACGTGTTCTTCGTCATCAGCGGCTTCATCATGTGGCTGATCGCCGGGCGAGAAGGATTGACCCCGCTTACATTCTTCATGGATCGGTTGACGCGCATCGCGCCCGCCTACTGGGTGGCCACGGCGGTGATGATCGTCGGCGCGCTTTTCGGTCTGCTTCCCAATATCGTGCTCACCTGGCAGCACATTGCCGGCTCTTTCCTGTTCATCCCACACTATTCGCCCGCCAAGGGGGAAATCTGGCCCGTTCTGGTGCAAGGCTGGACGCTGAACTATGAAATGTTCTTCTACGCGCTGTTTGCTGTAACGCTTTTCCTGCGCCGTGGGACACGCCTGCCGGTGCTGGCTGCTATGCTTGTCGTCCTGGTGTTCTGGGGCCACCTGTTCGAGCCGGATAATCCGATGCTGGCAACCTACAGCCGACCGATCATTCTGGAATTTCTGCTCGGCATCCTTATTGCACGCTGGTGGCTCTCGGAGGCCGTGAAACCTTCTGCTTCAGCCGGATTTGCTGCGTTTGCAGTCGCCGCAGGCGGATTTTGCCTGATCGCCCTTACCGGCAGCGCCTTCAGCGAAGTCGTTCATGGGCCACTGTCAGGACTCTTGCTTGTCAGCCTGCTCCTGATCGAACGGGCCGGACGGCTGCCCGTAAGCCGCGCGCTCGGCTATCTCGGGGACAGTTCCTATTCCATATATCTGTGGCACACGATGGGCATCGGCGCTGTCTTGAAAGCCTCCGAGACGTTCGGCCTGCCGAGCGCCTTATCCGTTGTGGTGGGCATCCTTGCGGGCGTCGCGCTCGGGGCGCTCGCCTATGAGCTGATCGAAAAGCCGGTTGCGCGTCTGCTGAAACGCCACCGCGGCTGGCCTTATCGCGGGCCTGTCGTGGAGACTGCACCTAAAGCTTAA
- the gcvA gene encoding transcriptional regulator GcvA, giving the protein MNQRLPPLNPLRAFEATARNRSLTKAAKELFVTHGAISHQIKALEASLKVKLFNRGGQRLTLTEHGADLLPSVTSAFAEIAAATARMTRPAKSGALSITCVSALLSLWLMPRLASFTARYPEIRLTLNAANDPALIHTPDVDIAILYGDGSWTDCWLKLWSHLDLFPIASPSLVNNRPIRTARDLAEHTILHGDGGHEWHIWLTAADVHGLSGVQQHHFSDARLAIEAALLGHGIALGDTLTAANLLTKGQVIVPFQLAVPAVDAFYVACSNDLRSTPAVDAFIDWLFSSVEEDDARAEPLIAARRTIRRSPQGAERTSG; this is encoded by the coding sequence TTGAACCAGAGACTGCCCCCGCTCAACCCGCTGCGCGCCTTCGAGGCAACAGCGCGCAATCGCTCTCTGACCAAGGCTGCCAAGGAGCTTTTTGTTACGCACGGCGCCATCAGCCATCAGATCAAGGCGCTTGAGGCATCGTTGAAAGTTAAACTCTTCAACCGAGGCGGGCAGCGATTGACGCTGACCGAGCATGGCGCCGATCTGTTACCCTCAGTGACATCGGCCTTCGCGGAGATCGCGGCGGCCACCGCGCGAATGACCCGACCTGCAAAATCTGGGGCGCTGTCGATCACCTGTGTTTCCGCTCTGCTGTCGCTATGGCTGATGCCGAGGCTGGCGAGCTTTACTGCGCGCTATCCGGAAATCCGGCTGACGTTGAATGCCGCGAACGATCCTGCACTTATCCACACGCCTGATGTAGATATTGCAATTCTCTATGGTGACGGCAGCTGGACGGATTGCTGGTTGAAGCTTTGGTCGCATCTGGATCTCTTTCCGATCGCCAGTCCTTCGCTGGTCAACAATCGGCCTATCCGCACCGCGCGTGATCTTGCAGAACACACCATCTTGCATGGAGATGGGGGGCATGAGTGGCATATCTGGCTGACTGCAGCTGATGTGCATGGCCTCTCTGGCGTACAGCAGCACCATTTTTCCGATGCCCGACTTGCGATTGAAGCTGCCTTGCTTGGCCATGGAATTGCGCTGGGAGATACGCTGACAGCGGCAAATCTGTTGACCAAAGGTCAGGTGATAGTTCCGTTCCAACTTGCCGTGCCCGCAGTCGATGCTTTTTACGTCGCCTGTAGCAATGACCTTCGCTCCACGCCGGCTGTCGATGCCTTCATTGACTGGTTGTTTTCGAGCGTCGAGGAAGACGATGCTCGGGCCGAGCCACTGATTGCAGCCCGCCGCACTATCCGCCGCTCACCGCAGGGGGCGGAACGGACGTCAGGTTAG